One genomic segment of Plasmodium cynomolgi strain B DNA, chromosome 14, whole genome shotgun sequence includes these proteins:
- a CDS encoding hypothetical protein (putative), whose product MGFFYSGYHKPSGKNIKDRRAQIFYVLGLFVLPTIVTYAGSNYHVLNFFIDTFKPIEVPREVDFEIIRKIYHDKKPTSKSSDYDENTNM is encoded by the coding sequence ATGGGTTTTTTCTACAGCGGGTACCACAAGCCTAGTGGGAAGAACATAAAAGACAGGAGAGCCCAAATATTTTACGTTTTGGGACTGTTCGTACTACCCACCATCGTGACTTATGCAGGTAGCAACTACCACGtgctgaattttttcattgaCACCTTTAAGCCGATTGAAGTACCCAGGGAAGTAGACTTTGAGATcattagaaaaatataccaTGATAAGAAGCCCACATCCAAGAGCTCGGATTACGACGAAAATACGAACATGTAG